In Monodelphis domestica isolate mMonDom1 chromosome 4, mMonDom1.pri, whole genome shotgun sequence, one DNA window encodes the following:
- the LCK gene encoding tyrosine-protein kinase Lck: MGCCCSSSLDEDWMENIDVCERCHYPIVPLDAKDMLPMRNGSEVRDPLVDYNGLDPPVSPLQDNLVIALHSYKPSHDGDLGFEKGEQLKILEQNGEWWKAQSLTTGQEGFIPFNFVAKVNSLEPEPWFFKDLSRKDAERQLLAPGNTHGSFLIRESETTAGSFSLSVRDFDQNQGEVVKHYKIRNLDNGGFYISPRITFPGLHELVQHYSKVSDGLCTRLSRPCQTQKPQKPWWEDEWEVPRETLKLVERLGAGQFGEVWMGYYNGHTKVAVKSLKAGSMSPDAFLAEANLMKQLQHQRLVRLYAVVTQEPIYIITEYMENGSLVDFLKTSTGVKLTIHKLLDMAAQIAEGMAFIEERNYIHRDLRAANILVSDTLSCKIADFGLARLIEDNEYTAREGAKFPIKWTAPEAINYGTFTIKSDVWSFGILLTEIVTYGRIPYPGMTNPEVIQNLEQGYRMVRPDNCPEELYKLMMLCWKERPEERPTFDYLRSVLEDFFTATEGQYQPQP; this comes from the exons ATGGGCTGCTGCTGCAGCTCCAGCCTCGATGAGGACTGGATGGAAAATATCGACGTGTGCGAACGATGCCACTACCCTATTGTTCCATTGGATGCTAAGGACATG CTCCCAATGAGGAATGGTTCTGAAGTGCGGGATCCCTTGGTCGACTATAATGGCTTAGACCCACCTGTGTCTCCGTTACAAG ATAACCTGGTCATCGCCCTGCACAGTTATAAACCCTCCCATGATGGGGACCTGGGCTTTGAGAAGGGGGAGCAGCTCAAGATCCTGGAGCA GAATGGAGAATGGTGGAAGGCACAGTCCCTGACCACTGGCCAGGAGGGCTTCATTCCCTTCAATTTTGTGGCCAAAGTTAACAGCCTGGAGCCTGAGCC TTGGTTTTTCAAGGACCTGAGTCGGAAGGATGCTGAGAGACAACTTCTGGCCCCTGGGAACACCCATGGATCCTTCCTGATCAGAGAGAGTGAGACAACTGCAG GTTCCTTCTCACTCTCTGTGCGAGACTTTGACCAGAACCAGGGGGAGGTGGTGAAACATTACAAGATCCGCAATCTGGACAATGGTGGCTTCTACATTTCCCCCCGAATCACCTTTCCTGGTCTGCATGAGCTGGTCCAGCATTACTCCA AAGTCTCAGATGGGCTCTGCACTCGATTGAGCCGGCCCTGCCAGACCCAGAAACCACAGAAGCCCTGGTGGGAAGATGAGTGGGAGGTACCAAGAGAGACGCTGAAGCTGGTGGAGAGGCTGGGAGCTGGCCAATTTGGGGAGGTCTGGATGG GGTACTATAATGGACACACCAAGGTAGCTGTGAAAAGCCTAAAAGCGGGCAGCATGTCCCCTGATGCCTTCCTGGCAGAGGCCAACCTGATGAAACAGTTGCAGCACCAACGGCTGGTACGCCTGTATGCAGTGGTCACGCAGGAGCCCATCTACATCATCACTGAATACATGGAGAATG GGAGCCTCGTAGACTTCCTCAAAACCTCAACAGGGGTCAAACTAACCATCCACAAATTGCTGGATATGGCTGCACAG ATTGCTGAGGGCATGGCCTTCATTGAGGAGCGGAATTACATTCACCGAGACCTTCGGGCAGCCAACATCCTCGTGTCAGACACACTCAGCTGTAAGATCGCTGACTTTGGCTTGGCCCGGCTAATTGAGGACAATGAGTACACAGCTAGGGAGG GAGCAAAATTTCCCATCAAGTGGACAGCTCCTGAAGCCATCAACTACGGGACATTCACCATCAAGTCAGATGTCTGGTCTTTTGGCATCCTACTAACAGAAATTGTCACCTATGGGAGGATTCCCTACCCAG GAATGACCAACCCCGAGGTGATCCAGAACCTGGAGCAGGGTTATCGGATGGTGAGGCCTGACAACTGCCCAGAGGAGCTGTACAAACTGATGATGTTGTGCTGGAAGGAAAGGCCTGAGGAGCGACCTACCTTTGACTACTTGAGGAGTGTATTAGAGGACTTCTTCACTGCCACAGAGGGCCAGTACCAGCCCCAGCCATGA